CGTAGGTCGTCTGCAGCTGCCGCTCGGTCAGGTCGTAGTACCAGCGGATGCGCTGCTTCTCCGAGAGCTGACGACCGTAGTCGCTCTCCTTCCCGGGCCGTCGGCCGGTGCCGTGCTGCCCCGGCGGCTGCGGGCGCCGCTCCATGATCTTCTCCGCCTTCCGCGTGAGCGGAATGCCCGCCCGCCTCGACCGGCGCACCTTCGGTCCTGTGTACCTCAACCTCGGCCTGCCCTTTCGCTGTTCCGCTCCGCATGAGCAGGAGTTAGGTAAGGCTAACCTAACTCAGCACGCGCGGGCAATGGGCAGCCCGTCCTCACCAAGTCGGCACCAAACCGCCGTCGATCCGGATGAACGAGCCGGTGACGTTGGCGGTGGCGTCCGAGGCGAGCAGGAGCACGAGGTCTGCGATCTCCTCCGGACGGGAGAAGCGTCCGGTCGCGGTGGCTGCCGCGGCGGCCTTCTGGGCTTCGCCTGGGGCGGCACCGGTGGCACGCTGGACCGAGTCGGCGATGCCGTTCGTGCCGAGCCACAGATCCGTGGCCACCGGGCCGGGGCTGACCGTGTTGACGCGCACACCCTTCGGCCCGACCTCCTTGGACAGGCCCTTCGCGAACGCGTGCAGGGCGGCCTTGGCCACGCTGTAGTCGAGCACCAGGGGGTCGGGGAGCTCGGCGTTCACCGAACCGATGTTCACGATCGCCCCGGAGCCGCGCTCGACCATTCCGGGCACCACCGCACGCGTCATCCGGATCGCGGCGAGCAGGTTCAGGTTCAGCGTGTCGGCCCACTGCTGGTCCGTGATGCCGGCGAACCCGTCTGGCCGCGCCGGGGCTCCGCCGACGTTGTTGACCAGGACGTCCACCGGGCCGCCCACCGCGGCGGCCAGCCGGGCCGGGCCCTCGGGCTGCGCGAGGTCGACCTCCAGCCAGCGCACCGAGGCTTTTTCGGTCAGCTCCGTCAGCTCGTCGGACCCCTTCCGGGCGCCCGCGACCACGTCCGCCCCGGCGGCCGCGAGTGCCCTCGTGCAAGCCAGGCCGATTCCACGGCTGGCTCCGGTGACGATCGCAGTGCGTCCTTCCAGCGCGAGCTCCATCGGCCCGTATCCCTTCGATCTCGTGCGGCGGCGGACGTCTCGGCACTCAGGCGCTCAGGCGCTCAAGCGCTCAGTCGCTCCGACCCTCAGGCGCTCAGCCGACCAGGAGCACGGTCTTTCCCGGCGGGCGCGGCCGGCTTCCGCTCTCGAACGCGGTCCGCCCCTCGGCCAGCGGGTAGCGCTGGCCCACGACCGGCTCGAGCTCGCCCTTGTCCACCAGGGCGGCCAGCGCGGCCAGCTCCGCTCCGTCCGGCGTGACGATGAAGAAGGTGGCGTGCACCTCGTGCTTCTTCGCGCGATCGGCGTCAGGCGGTCCGGCCAGCAGGATCATCCGGCCGCCGGGACGCAGCGCCCGGTAGAACGACTCGTCATCCCCGGCGCCGGCCGCGTCGAGTACGACATCGAACCCTGATGCGCCAGGATCGAGCGGGCCCGCGGTGTAGTCCAGGAACCGCTGCGCGCCGAGCCGGGTCACCAGTTCACGGCCGGATTCCCGGCCGGTGCCCGTCACTTCGGCGCCCCTGGCCCGAGCCAACTGGACCGCGTACACGCCGACACCGCCGGGCGCGCCGATGATCAGGACCCTTTCTCCCTGCTCGATCCCGGCCTGATCGACCAGCGCCTGCCAGGCGGTCAGCGCCGAGAGCGCCATGGCCGCGGCCTGCTCGTGGGTCGCGCCGGCCGGCTTGCGGGCGAGCACGTCGCCGGGCACGGTCACGTACTGGGCGGCCGCGCCGTCCCGGTCGAAGTCGATCAGGCCGTAGACCTCGTCCCCGACGGCGAGGGCGCAGCCCGGGCCCGCCTCCTCCACCACGCCGGAGACCTCGTGGCCGGGGATGATCGGGGTGCGGTCCGAGCCGTCCTGCCTGGTCCAGGTCTCATCCCAGCCCAGTTCGGCGAACGTGATCGCCGCCGCGTGCACGCGCACCAGCGCCTCCCCGGGGCCGGGCGACGGGCGGGGGGCCGACTCGTAGACCAGCTGCTCCGGGCCGCCGCGGGCGTGGGCACGCAGCGCCATCATCGAGCCGCTCACGTCGGCCACCGGGTGCCTCCTCGGTCCGCTCCATCTGGGGGTGTGCGCTTCTCCTCATTAGACGGGCGCTCCCGGCTCCTCGCAATCGCAATCAGATCGATCATGTGTAAGACTGGGCAATCGGGTCGTTGCGCCACGATTACTCCGCAACCGCCCATCCGTCCGGCTAACCCCCTCTTCGGCGAGGTGAAGAAGATGACGCCGACCACGGGCTCCGGCGACGGCACGCCGGTGCTGTTCATCCACGGCTTGTGGCTGCACCCGACCTCCTGGTACGCGTGGGAGAAACTGTTCCAGGAGAAGGGATTCACGACCGCGGCGCCCGGCTGGCCCGGCGTCGCCGGCACGGTCGAGGCGTCCCGAGAGGACCCCGAGGCGATCGCCGGCAAGGGGATCGACGAAGTCACCGACCACTACGCGCGCATCGTGGAGGCCATGCCCTCGCCGCCGGTGCTCGTCGGCCACTCCTTCGGCGGGATGATCGCGCAGAAGCTGCTCGGCAAGGGGTACGGCTGCGCGGCCGTGGCCATCGACGCCGCGCAGTTCAAGGGCGTGCTGCCGGTCCCGCTCTCCGCGCTCAGGGCGACGTTCCCGGTCTTCCGCAACCCGTCGAACCGCCGCAAGGCCGTTTCCCTGACGTCGCAACAGTTCCGCTACGCCTTCGGCAACGCGGTGAGCGCCGAGGAATCCGACCAGCTGCACTCGATGTGGGCGATCCCGGCCCCAGGTCGTCCGCTGTTCGAGGCCGCCGCCGCGAACTTCTCCCGCCACTCCCCCGCCGCCGTCGACACCCATGCGGACGAGCGCGGCCCACTGCTGCTGATCATGGGCCGCCGGGATCGCACTGTGCCGGAAGCCATCACGAAGTCCGAATACAAGCAGCAGAACGCGTCCCGCGCGACGACGGATCTGATGGAGTACCGGGATCGCGGCCACTCGCTGACCATCGACAGCGGCTGGCGCGAAATCGCAGAAGACTGTCTCATTTGGATCGGCAGGCACGTCCCGGCCATGGCCTGAGCCGTTTCGGGGGCCATAGCCTTCCCGTCATCACCGGCGGTACCAGCCCGTGACGAGCCGGGTCGGGAAGAAGGGCGCACCCCACCACATGTGCCACCCGAGATCCCGCCGGCTCAGGTCGGTCAACCCTAGTTCGAGCAGGCGTGCGCGGTAGTGCTTCGTGTGCATCAAATCGCCGATCACGATGCGGCCGCCGGGCCGCAGTACACGGACGGCCTCGTCGATCGCGGCCTGCCTCGCTGCCGCCGACGGGATGTTGTGCAGGACCAGGTTGCTGATGACGAGGTCGAAGCTGTCGTCGTCGAAGGGCAGCCGGGTCACGTCTCCCGTGCGCACCTCGACGCGGTCGGCTACGCCCTCGAGGGCGGCATTGCGGAGGGTCGCCTCGGGGCTGTTGCCGGTCTGGTCCGCATGCCACAGATCGATGCCGACTGCGCGTCCGTTCGGCAGCAACTCAGCGACCATCGTCAGCAGCGCGCCGCGGCCGCAGCCGAGATCGAGCACTTCTTCGTCGCCGCGCAACTGTAGATCACCGAGCACTCGGGACCAGACCACGAACTTCCCGACGCGAGTGGTGTGGATGTAAGAGGTGACGCCAAGGACGAGCGCGACTGCCAAGATGCCGGGAATCACGGCGAACGCGGGCGCATCGGCGACGGTGGCCAGCACCGCCGTCAACGCCGCGAGCGCGGCGACGATCGCGCCGACGACAACGAGTTGGCCGCGTGGCGAGACCGTTTCGAAGTCGCCGTCGACGCCATAATCGCCGCGGCGTCGGGGCGACGGCGCCGTCGTCGTCCCCGAAGAAGTGTCACCGAGCATTGATATCCGACTCCTTTTCCCCTGCCCGGACGGACTCGAGGAAGTCGAGCAGGAGCGGAACGGTCCTATCAGGGTCCTCCATCATCGGCGTGTGGCCCACGCCCTCGAGCAGGTCGGTGCGCGCTCCCGGGACTCCGCGGTAGGCATCCGCGCTGGAGACGCGCCAGCGACGGTCCTCGGTGCCGAAGACCACCAGCAGCGGCAGGCCCAGCGGCGCGATCCGGTCCGGAAGGCTTCGCCGGGTGAGGAAGTCGCGCGATCCGCGCGTCATGCCCATGAAGTCCCGGCGGGTCACCCGCATGAGGTGCTCGATGAGGACGCCGGGGATCTCGACCGGGAGGGTGAAGCCGGACCTCGCGGCGCTGCGCAAGGCGGACTCGGTCCGCAGCCGCCAGAGCAGAGCGCCCACGATCGGCAGGAAGATCAGGCCGGCGACAGGGCTCTCGGGGTACTCGGCGGTCAGATCGGGGCCCATGTCGATCAGCACCAGGGCATCGAGGGCGTCGGGCCGCTGCTCGGCGAGCGAGGTGGCCACCAGGCAGCCGGAGGAGTGCCCGATCGCCGTCACCGGCCGCACGCCGAGCCGATCCAGGACCTCGCCCACCCGGCGCGCCTGGGCGGGCACGTCGAGCCCGCCGACAGCCGTCGTCGACCGCCCGCAGCCGGGCAGATCGACGGCGATCACGTGGAAGTCTCTCGCCAAGGCGGGCATCACCGGTTCCCAGCACACCGCGGAGACCATGGTCCCGTGGATCAGCACCAGGGCGGGCGCGGCCGGGTCACCGTGTTCGACGACGTACACGTCGCTGTCGTCGAGCTGCACGACCTGCTCGCGCGCAGACCGTTCGTCAGTTTTCTTCACGCCTCTCAGCGTCGCCGCAGCGGCGCCTGAGGTCTTGGAGAAATGTTCCGTGTCGGCCAGGCGATGTCGTCGACGGCGAGCCACGACGCGTGCGCGACGGCCGCCGGCGTCATCCCGGTGAAATCCTTCACGTCACGGCTCAGGTGCGACTGATCGACGAACCCGCCGTCCGCGGCGGCCGACGCGGCGCTGTGCCCGGCCGCGAGCCGGCGCACCGCGCTGTCGAAGCGGATGAGCTTCGCGGCCTGCTTGGGCGTGAGGCCCACCTGCGTCCGGAACCGCGACCACAGGCGCTTACGGCTCCAGCCGACCTCGTCGGCGAGATACTCGACCCGCGTCTGCCCGCCGGTGCCCATCATCCGCCGCCAGACGAAGCCGACCTCCGGATCAAGCCTCCGCCCCGCTTCGCAGCGCCGCGCGAGCATGGCCTGCGCGAGCGCGAAGCGCCCCTCCCACGACCCGGCCTCACGCAACTGCTCCTGGAAGCGCGCGGCCTCACTCCCCCACAGATCGTCCAAGCCCGTGACCGTTCCGCCCAACTCCGAGGAGCCGCCGAACACCGCGTGCGCGACCGGCGGCGAGAGCCGGATCTGCAGGCAGTCGGCCTCCCGCGCGCTGCCGCGGACGCTGCCCGGCCCGAGCCCGACCACGATGGTGCCGCGCTGCTGCCGCCCGCTGGCGTCGTCGACGAGCAGTGCGTCGCCGAAGTCGACGAACAGCGTCAACTCCGGGTAGGGCACCACCTGCAGATCGAGCGTGCTGTGCGCGCAGCCCCGGAACCCGGCCATCCGGACGCCCGGCAGCGCAGGCGAAGGTCCCGGCGGCACCGCCACGTCCACCACGGCCGGGCCGATACGAACCGGTATGAGAGTCCGCATACCTTCATGCTACGGGCGCCGTCCCCGACGCACCCGCCGCGGTCTGGGAGACTAGCGCCATGCATGACGCCTCCTATGATCTCGCCGACGCCGGCGACGCCCTGGCGGAGATGGCCAGACTGGCCGGCCAGGCGCTGTCCCAGGCCACTGAGGCACTGCTCGAAGCGGATCTGCGCCTGGCCGAGTCGGTCATCTCGGGCGACCGGGCGATCGACGCGCTCTACCGCCAGCTCGACGTGCACACCCCCGACGCGCTCGCCCTCCAGCAGCCGCGGGCGCGCGACCTGCGCGCGTTGGTCACCTCGCTGCGGATGAGCGCGGACCTGGAGCGGATGGGTGATCTGGCCCGGCACATCGCGACCGTCGCCCGGATGCGGTTCCCGGACCACGCGGTCCCGGACGAGCTGCGTGGCACCTTCGCGCGCATGGGCGGCCTCGGCGCCGAGCTGGCGCAGAAGTGCGCGCAGATCATCGAGACCAGGGACACCGGCGCCGCGGACCGGCTCGACGCGCAGGACGACGCCGTCGACCGCCTGCACCGCGGCGTGTTCACCGCGCTGCTGAGCGCGGACCAGCCCTACGCGGTCCAGACGGCCATCGACGTGACGCTGCTCAGCCGTTATTACGAGCGCTTCGCCGACCACGCCGTGTCGGTGGCCCGCCGGGTCGGGTTCCTCGGCACCGGCGAGCCGTGGGACGACCAGGCGTAGGCCGCCTGGTCGTCGCGGGGGACGGCCTCAAATCCCGATTAAATCCCGATGCTCTGCTCGCGCGCGCCCTCGACGGCGATCTTCTCGGCCGCGGCGACGACGGCCGGGGTGGGAGCGTCGGGGGTGACCGCGTCGGCAGTGGCCGCGACCGGAGTGGCCGCCGCCGGCTCGGCGCTGATCTCGTCCAGGCTGCGCCCGGCCGTCTCCGGCACCAGCAGCGTCAGCAGCACGCCCAGCAGCGAGAACCCGGCCGAGAGCTCCAGCGCGCCGGCCGTGCCGAGGTTGCGCTGGATCACCGGGAACAGGAAGACGCCGATGAACGCGCCGACCTTGGCGAACCCGGAGGCGATGCCGTGGGCGGTGGAGCGCACCGCGGTCGGGAAGACCTCCGCGCCCATCACGAACGTGGTGGTGTTCGGCCCGAACTCGGCGAAGAAGTAGCTGATGCCGAACAGGATCAGGAACGGCAGCACCATCGTGGTGATCCCCGGGATCACGCCGATCAGCAGGAACGCCAGCCCCATGAAGGTGAAGCCGATCAACTGAAGCCGGCGGTGACCGATCCGGTCCATGTAGACGGTCGCCAGGTAGTAGCCGGGCGCCGCCGCGACGGTGAAGACGATCAGGTTCAGCCCGAGCGTCTGGGTCAGCGAGTGGGTGCCGCCGCCGAGCACGCTCTTGACGATCAGCGGCGCCGAGACCGAGTTGCCGTAGTAGGCGTAGTCGAACACGAACCAGGCGCCGGCCGTGCCGAGCAGGGTGCGCAGGTGGCGGCGGTTGCGGAGCAGCGAGGACAGGCGCGACGTGCCGGCGGCCGGCCCCGCCTCGGCAGCGCCGCTCGCGAGCACCGCGCCGTCGGTGTAGGAGCTCAGGTGGGCGGCCGCCGCCGCGCCGTCCCCGCGCACCTGCGCGGTGAAGCGCGGGGATTCCGGCATCTTGTGCCGCAGGTAGATCACGCAGGCGGCCGGGATGGCGCCGAAGCCGAGCAGCAGGCGCCAGACCAGGCCGTGGTCCACGCCGGTGCCGAGCAGGATCAGGCCCGCCGCGTAACCCGCCATGGTGCCCAGGGCCTGCATCGAGAAGACCAGACCGACCAGCTTGCCGCGGTTGCTGCGGTTGGAGTACTCGGTCATCAGCACCGCCGAGACCGGGTAGTCGCCGCCCACGCCGACGCCCAGCACGAACCGCGCGGCCAGCAGCCAGGCCAGGCTCGGCGCGAACGCCGAGGCCAGCGCGCCGACGACCATGAGGATCGCCAGCAGCCCGTAGGTGCGCTTGCGTCCGGCGAGGTCCGCGACCCGGCCGAAGAAGAACGCGCCGAGGAACGCGGCGAGCAGCGAGATGGAGTTGATCAGGCCGGTCTGCGCCGTGCTCAGGTTCCACTGGGCCGCGATCAGCGTGCTCGCCGCCCCGACGATGAACAGGTCGTAAGCGTCGGTGAAAAATCCCATTCCCGAGGTGAGCACCGCCCGGCGATGGAACCGGCTGAGCGGCGCCTCGTCCAGAGCAGCGGTGATGCCAGGCGTGGTCGACTCCGCCATGAGCCTTAGCCATCCCATCATGCGTCGATGACCGACGCGCGGCGCGCGCCGGAATTCGGCCTAACGATGAACACGCTGCGTCCAGACGGGAAACGGATGCCAGTGTGACTGCATATTTCAGGGGTACGTCCGGTTAACGGAGGATGAACTTACGGTCAGTGACGACGCGCTCCGATCGCGATGCCACAATGGGGGCCGTGATCAAAGCCGTGATGTTCGACTTCTCGCAGACCCTTCTCCGCTGCGAACCCACCGGTACGTGGCTCGACGCCGGCCTCGCCCGCCTGGGTCTCGAGCTGCCCGCGCCGGAGCGCGACGCGCTGGCCGAGCGCC
This genomic window from Actinospica robiniae DSM 44927 contains:
- a CDS encoding oxidoreductase gives rise to the protein MELALEGRTAIVTGASRGIGLACTRALAAAGADVVAGARKGSDELTELTEKASVRWLEVDLAQPEGPARLAAAVGGPVDVLVNNVGGAPARPDGFAGITDQQWADTLNLNLLAAIRMTRAVVPGMVERGSGAIVNIGSVNAELPDPLVLDYSVAKAALHAFAKGLSKEVGPKGVRVNTVSPGPVATDLWLGTNGIADSVQRATGAAPGEAQKAAAAATATGRFSRPEEIADLVLLLASDATANVTGSFIRIDGGLVPTW
- a CDS encoding zinc-binding dehydrogenase — encoded protein: MMALRAHARGGPEQLVYESAPRPSPGPGEALVRVHAAAITFAELGWDETWTRQDGSDRTPIIPGHEVSGVVEEAGPGCALAVGDEVYGLIDFDRDGAAAQYVTVPGDVLARKPAGATHEQAAAMALSALTAWQALVDQAGIEQGERVLIIGAPGGVGVYAVQLARARGAEVTGTGRESGRELVTRLGAQRFLDYTAGPLDPGASGFDVVLDAAGAGDDESFYRALRPGGRMILLAGPPDADRAKKHEVHATFFIVTPDGAELAALAALVDKGELEPVVGQRYPLAEGRTAFESGSRPRPPGKTVLLVG
- a CDS encoding alpha/beta hydrolase, with product MTPTTGSGDGTPVLFIHGLWLHPTSWYAWEKLFQEKGFTTAAPGWPGVAGTVEASREDPEAIAGKGIDEVTDHYARIVEAMPSPPVLVGHSFGGMIAQKLLGKGYGCAAVAIDAAQFKGVLPVPLSALRATFPVFRNPSNRRKAVSLTSQQFRYAFGNAVSAEESDQLHSMWAIPAPGRPLFEAAAANFSRHSPAAVDTHADERGPLLLIMGRRDRTVPEAITKSEYKQQNASRATTDLMEYRDRGHSLTIDSGWREIAEDCLIWIGRHVPAMA
- a CDS encoding class I SAM-dependent methyltransferase translates to MLGDTSSGTTTAPSPRRRGDYGVDGDFETVSPRGQLVVVGAIVAALAALTAVLATVADAPAFAVIPGILAVALVLGVTSYIHTTRVGKFVVWSRVLGDLQLRGDEEVLDLGCGRGALLTMVAELLPNGRAVGIDLWHADQTGNSPEATLRNAALEGVADRVEVRTGDVTRLPFDDDSFDLVISNLVLHNIPSAAARQAAIDEAVRVLRPGGRIVIGDLMHTKHYRARLLELGLTDLSRRDLGWHMWWGAPFFPTRLVTGWYRR
- a CDS encoding alpha/beta fold hydrolase gives rise to the protein MKKTDERSAREQVVQLDDSDVYVVEHGDPAAPALVLIHGTMVSAVCWEPVMPALARDFHVIAVDLPGCGRSTTAVGGLDVPAQARRVGEVLDRLGVRPVTAIGHSSGCLVATSLAEQRPDALDALVLIDMGPDLTAEYPESPVAGLIFLPIVGALLWRLRTESALRSAARSGFTLPVEIPGVLIEHLMRVTRRDFMGMTRGSRDFLTRRSLPDRIAPLGLPLLVVFGTEDRRWRVSSADAYRGVPGARTDLLEGVGHTPMMEDPDRTVPLLLDFLESVRAGEKESDINAR
- a CDS encoding helix-turn-helix domain-containing protein, with product MRTLIPVRIGPAVVDVAVPPGPSPALPGVRMAGFRGCAHSTLDLQVVPYPELTLFVDFGDALLVDDASGRQQRGTIVVGLGPGSVRGSAREADCLQIRLSPPVAHAVFGGSSELGGTVTGLDDLWGSEAARFQEQLREAGSWEGRFALAQAMLARRCEAGRRLDPEVGFVWRRMMGTGGQTRVEYLADEVGWSRKRLWSRFRTQVGLTPKQAAKLIRFDSAVRRLAAGHSAASAAADGGFVDQSHLSRDVKDFTGMTPAAVAHASWLAVDDIAWPTRNISPRPQAPLRRR
- the phoU gene encoding phosphate signaling complex protein PhoU, encoding MHDASYDLADAGDALAEMARLAGQALSQATEALLEADLRLAESVISGDRAIDALYRQLDVHTPDALALQQPRARDLRALVTSLRMSADLERMGDLARHIATVARMRFPDHAVPDELRGTFARMGGLGAELAQKCAQIIETRDTGAADRLDAQDDAVDRLHRGVFTALLSADQPYAVQTAIDVTLLSRYYERFADHAVSVARRVGFLGTGEPWDDQA
- a CDS encoding MFS transporter, whose product is MAESTTPGITAALDEAPLSRFHRRAVLTSGMGFFTDAYDLFIVGAASTLIAAQWNLSTAQTGLINSISLLAAFLGAFFFGRVADLAGRKRTYGLLAILMVVGALASAFAPSLAWLLAARFVLGVGVGGDYPVSAVLMTEYSNRSNRGKLVGLVFSMQALGTMAGYAAGLILLGTGVDHGLVWRLLLGFGAIPAACVIYLRHKMPESPRFTAQVRGDGAAAAAHLSSYTDGAVLASGAAEAGPAAGTSRLSSLLRNRRHLRTLLGTAGAWFVFDYAYYGNSVSAPLIVKSVLGGGTHSLTQTLGLNLIVFTVAAAPGYYLATVYMDRIGHRRLQLIGFTFMGLAFLLIGVIPGITTMVLPFLILFGISYFFAEFGPNTTTFVMGAEVFPTAVRSTAHGIASGFAKVGAFIGVFLFPVIQRNLGTAGALELSAGFSLLGVLLTLLVPETAGRSLDEISAEPAAATPVAATADAVTPDAPTPAVVAAAEKIAVEGAREQSIGI